In Streptomyces sp. NBC_00683, the DNA window GATCGCGAAGGTCACCTCGCGTCCCCAGGACGTCATCGGGATGCACTTCTTCAACCCGGCGCCCGCGATGAAGCTCGTCGAGGTGGTCCGCACCGTGCTGACCGCCGATGACGTGCACGCCACGGTGCGCGAGGTCTGTGTGAAGGTGCGCAAGCACCCCGTCGACTGCGGGGACCGTGCGGGCTTCATCGTGAACGCGCTGCTTTTCCCGTACCTCAACAACGCGATCAAGATGGTCGAGGAGCACTACGCGACGCTCGACGACATCGACGCGGCGATGAAGCTGGGCGGCGGCTACCCGATGGGTCCGTTCGAGCTCCTGGACGTCGTCGGTCTCGATGTCTCGCTCGCCATCGAGAAGGTTCTGCACAGCGAGTTCCGCGATCCGGGCCTGGCCCCGGCACCGCTGCTCGAGCATCTGGTGGCCGCGGGCTGCCTCGGCCGCAAGACGGGGCGCGGCTTCCGCGAATATGCCCGCCGCTGAGGCGGGAGCCGGGTGGGGCGGGCTGCTCGGGCCCTCGGGCGACCCGCCCCCACAGGCGCACTCTCCTGCACGGATGAGTTACGTTCACACCATGTCGCAGCCTGCCAGGTCCACCCGTTCCGCCGCCGCGCCCGACGCCACGGAGAGTGCCGCAGGCACCCGCGCCGCTGCCCAACGGCTCAAAATGCGCCGCGAACTGGCCGCCGCGGCAATGGAGCTCTTCGCCACGAAGGGGTACGAGGCGACGACGGTCGACGAGATCGCGGGCGCTGCCGGGGTCGCCCGGCGCACGTTCTTCCGCCACTTCCGCTCCAAGGAAGAGGCCATCTTCCCGGACCACGACGACACCCTCGTCAGGGCCGAGGCCGTCCTCAATGCCGCTCCCGCGCACGAGCATCCGCTGGACACCGTGTGCCGCGGCATCAAGGAAGTCATGCGGATGTACGCGGCGAAGCCGGCGGTCTCGGTGGCGCGCTACAAGCTGACCCGTGAGGTCCCCACGCTCCGGGAGGCCGAGATCGCCTCGGTGGCCCGCTACGAGCGGCTGTTCACCCGCTATCTGCTGGGCCATTTCGACGAGCGTGACCATCATGTGGGCAATGACGACCCGTTGCTGGCCGAGGTGGCCGCGTCCGCCGTGGTGACCGCGCACAACCATGTGCTGCGGCGCTGGCTGCGGGCGGGCGGCCAGGGCGATGTGGAGGCCCAGCTCGACCACGCCTTCGCGATCGTGCGGGACACGTTCGGGACGGGGATCGGCGCCGGACGGACCGCGGGGAGCGAGCCCGCGAAGGCCCCGGTCGCCTCCGTTGCGACGGAGGGCGAGGTGCTGGTCGCGGTGGCGCGGACCGATGCACCGCTCGACGAGGTCATGCGCACGATCCAGCAGGCCCTCAAGGACCGCTGAGCGGGCGTTCAGTTCCCGGCGGGCTGTACGGCCTCCCCGGCGTGCCAGGGCAGGGGAGCGCCGTACTCGCTCCACGCGAGGAGTCCTTCCAGGTCGACGCACACGATGCCGCACTGCTCCGCGTACTCGAGAGCCGGTTCGGTGAAGGTGCCGGTGGTGACGACGACGGCCGTCCCGGCCTCGTGCACGGCGTAGCACGTACCGCCGAAACGCTGGAGATCCTGCGAGCCGACCTTGTTCTCGGACGTGTACCTCTTGCACTGGACGACCAGGCGGCGGCCGTCGGGCGTGGTACCCACGACATCGGCCCCCAGATCTCCGGCACCGCCGACGACTTCGGCGTCCGTGCAGCCGTCCCGGCGGCAGAGGGCGGCGACAGCCTCCTCGAAGTCGTACGGGTCCATGCCCTCCCAGTCGACCGGCTCGGGGTGCCGTACAGGCTCGGGGCCGGCCGCGGGCGGATCCTCCAGCGCGGTGTCCACCACCTCGCGCGCGGCGTCCAGAGCCGCCGACGCCGCCCTGGCGGCCGCCCTGCGGTTGCGGCGGTGATGCAGGAGCGCCACCGCCCCGGAGACCACCGCGACCACCGCGAAGCCGGCTGCCACCGGATGCCGTTCGGCACTCTCCAGAGCCGTGCGGAGGGTCAGCCCGGCACCGCAGACCAGTACGGCGACGAGAACGAAGCCGAACGCCGTCCGGCGGACGCTGAATTCGGACCGGCGGTCTCTTCGGACGTGTCCGCCCACCTGTATCGGCATCGGATGCCCCACCCCTGTTCGTCGTGACCGGATCAAGATCACTTCCATCTGCCCCCGCCCGCCCCGTTGACGCACCTGCCTGGGGAAACCCGATGGCCCGGTGGCGCACCGCGTGGTCGGATGCGCGGATGGAACCCCAGAGCGCACTGGCCCTCTTCGACCACGAGATGCGTGAGCACGCGCGCCCCGACGGCCCCGGTGTACGGGTCGAACGCACGGGAGACCTCGTCCGGCAGACCGGCGGCGCCGACGACTGGAACGGTGTCGTCTGGACCGCTCCGGACCTCGATCCCGAACAGGCGGACGCGGCGATCGCGGCGCAGGTGGAGCACTACACCTCGCTCGGGCACGACGCGTTCGAATGGAAGCTGTACGCACACGACAGCCCCGCCGATCTGGGCGGGCGGCTGGCCGCGGCCGGTTTCGAGGCCGAGCCGACGGAGACACTGCTGGTCGCCGAGGTGGCCGAACTGTCGACGTCCGTGGAGCTCCCCGCAGGTGTCGAGCTGCGGACCGTGACCGACGCGGCCGGGGTGGAACTGATGGTCCGGGCCCACGAACTGGCCTTCGGCACCGACGGCTCACGACTGCGTCACCAGAGCCTGGCCAGGCTCTCCGGGGCCCCTGACACCTTCGTGGCCGTCCTGGCCGTGGCGGGCGGCGAGCCGGTGAGCTCGGCCCGTATGGAGCTGTATCCGGGCACCGGCTTCGCCGGCCTCTGGGGCGGCGGGACGGCGGCGCCCTGGCGGGGCAGGGGCATCTACCGGGCGCTGATCGCCCACCGGGCCCGTATCGCCGCCGAGCGCGGCTACCGGTATCTGCAGGTCGACGCGACCGACGAGTCGGCCCCGATCCTGCGCCGGCTCGGCTTCACGGCCCTGAGCACGACGACCCCGTACGTCTACCGCACCACGCCGTAACCGCTCCACCTCCGGGAGCAATCCGACATAGCGCCCATCATATTGCTCATGCGTGCCATGCAGATGACAAGTGAGAGAAATTGTTGGCACTCGGTGCCTTGCCACCTGTCACGGAGTGCCATACGTTGAAGGTGTCCGGGCGGCCGGCGTGCAGAGACCTCTCGTACGTCGGCTGTCCCCGCAATCCACCGTGTCTGCGCGCCCGGACGCCTGCGTCACAGGCAACCCTTCTGCTCCACCGAGCAGGCCGAAGCACCACCCCGCCGAACCGACGGCACACCTCCAAACCGCACCGCCCCCCCCTGTCCACAGGGGTCCCTCCAGCGTTCCCTCGGCGTTGGAGACCCGATCTGCCGGAGGCATCACCGTGAAGGAAATCCTGGACGCGATCCAATCGCAGGACAGCACCGCCGCGGACTTCGCGGCCCTGTCCATCCCCGAGTCGTACCGCGCGGTGACCGTGCACAAGGACGAGGCGGAGATGTTCGCCGGGGTCGCCAGCCGCGACAAGGACCCGCGCAAGTCCCTCCACGTCGAGGACGTGCCGGTGCCCGAGCTCGGCCCGGGCGAGGCCCTCGTCGCGGTCATGGCCAGCTCCGTGAACTACAACTCCGTCTGGACCTCGATCTTCGAGCCGGTCTCGACCTTCGGCTTCCTGGAGAGGTACGGCAAGCTCAGCGACCTCAGCAAGCGCCATGACCTCCCGTACCACGTCATCGGCTCCGACCTCGCGGGCGTCGTGCTGCGCACCGGTCCCGGCGTCAACGCCTGGAAGCCCGGTGACGAGGTCGTCGCGCACTGCCTGTCCGTCGAACTGGAGTCCTCCGACGGCCACAACGACACGATGCTCGACCCCGAGCAGCGCATCTGGGGCTTCGAGACGAACTTCGGCGGACTCGCCGAGATCGCGCTCGTGAAGTCCAACCAGCTGATGCCCAAGCCGGACCACCTCAGCTGGGAGGAGGCGGCGGCCCCCGGGCTCGTCAACTCGACGGCATACCGCCAGCTCGTCTCGCGCAACGGCGCGGGCATGAAGCAGGGCGACAACGTGCTGATCTGGGGCGCGAGCGGCGGACTCGGCTCGTACGCCACGCAGTTCGCGCTGGCCGGCGGCGCCAACCCGATCTGTGTCGTCTCCAGCGACCAGAAGGCGGAGATCTGCCGGAAGATGGGCGCGACCGCGATCATCGACCGCAACGCCGAGGGCTACAAGTTCTGGAAGGACGAGCACAACCAGGACCCGCGCGAGTGGAAGCGATTCGGCAAGCGCATCCGTGAGCTGACCGGCGGCGAGGACGTGGACATCGTCTTCGAGCACCCGGGCCGCGAGACCTTCGGCGCGAGCGTGTACGTGACCCGCAAGGGCGGCACGATCGTCACCTGTGCCTCGACCTCGGGCTACAACCACGAGTACGACAACCGCTACCTGTGGATGTCCCTCAAGAGGATCGTGGGCTCGCACTTCGCCAACTACCGCGAGGCCTGGGAGGCCAACCGGCTGGTGGCCAAGGGCAAGATCCACCCGACGCTCTCCAAGGTCTACTCCCTCGAGGACACCGGCCAGGCCGCGTACGACGTGCACCGCAACCTCCACCAGGGGAAGGTCGGCGTCCTCGCGCTGGCGCCCCGCGAGGGCCTGGGCGTGCGCAACGAGGAGCTCCGCGAACAGCACATCGACGCCATCAACCGCTTCCGCAACGTCTGAGGTTCATCGATGACCGAACGTCAGAAGGACCGCCCGTGGCTCATGCGGACGTACGCCGGTCACTCGACCGCCGAAGCGTCCAACGAGCTCTACCGGCGCAACCTCGCCAAGGGCCAGACGGGTCTGTCGGTCGCCTTCGATCTGCCGACGCAGACCGGATACGACCCCGACCACATCCTCGCCCGCGGCGAGGTGGGCCGGGTGGGCGTGCCCGTCTCGCACCTCGGTGACATGCGGCGTCTGTTCCAGGACATCCCCCTGGAGCAGATGAACACCTCGATGACGATCAACGCCACCGCGATGTGGCTGCTGGCGCTCTACCAGGTGGTCGCGGAGGAGCAGGGCGCCGACCCCGACAAGCTCCAGGGAACGACGCAGAACGACATCGTCAAGGAGTACCTCTCGCGCGGGACGCACGTCTTCCCGCCGGTCCCCTCGCTGCGGCTGACCACCGACATGATCACGTACACGGTCAACCGCATCCCGAAGTGGAACCCGATCAACATCTGCAGCTACCACCTGCAGGAGGCGGGAGCCACTCCGGTCCAGGAGATCGCGTACGCCATGTCGACGGCCATCGCGGTCCTCGACGCGGTGCGCGACTCCGGACAGGTGCCCGAGGAGAAGTTCGGCGAAGTCGTCGCCCGTATCTCCTTCTTCGTGAACGCGGGCGTCCGCTTCATCGAGGAGATGTGCAAGATGCGCGCCTTCGGCCGCATCTGGGACCGGGTCACCCGCGAGCGGTACGGCATCGTGAACGCCAAGCAGCGGCGCTTCCGCTACGGCGTGCAGGTCAACTCCCTCGGGCTGACCGAGGCGCAGCCGGAGAACAACGTGCAGCGCATCGTCCTGGAGATGCTGGCTGTCACGCTCTCCAAGGACGCCCGCGCCCGCGCCGTGCAGCTGCCCGCCTGGAACGAGGCACTGGGGCTGCCGCGCCCCTGGGACCAGCAGTGGTCGCTGCGCATCCAGCAGGTCCTCGCCCATGAGAGCGATCTGCTGGAGTACGAGGACATCTTCGCCGGGTCGCACGTCATCGAGGCCAAGGTGGACGAGCTGGTCACCGAGTCGCTCGCCGAGATCGACAGGATCCAGCAGATGGGCGGCGCGATGGCCGCCGTCGAGTCCGGCTACCTCAAGTCGGAGCTCGTCTCCTCGCACGCCGCGCGGCGGGCACGGATCGAGGGCGGCGACGAGAAGATCGTCGGCGTCAACATCTACGAGACGACGGAACCGAACCCGCTGACCGCCGATCTGGACGCGGCGATCATGACGGTGGACCCCGCCAACGAGGCCCGGGTCGTCGCGGCCCTGCACGAGTGGCGCGACAACCGTGACGAGGCCCGTGCCTCCGAGGCGCTCGCCGCGCTCAAGAAGGCCGCGGCCGGCACCGAGAACATGATGGAAGCGACCGTGGAGTGCGCCCGCGCGGGCGTCACCACCGGCGAGTGGTCCTGGGCGCTGCGGGACGTCTTCGGCGAGTTCCGGGCGCCGACGGGTGTCTCGTCCGCGCCGGTCGCCGTCACCGCCGAGGCCGGCACCCCGCTCGCCCTGGTCCGTGAGAAGGTCGCGCGCACCGCCGACGACCTGGGCGTGGGCCGGCTGCGCCTGCTGGTGGGCAAGCCGGGCCTGGACGGACACTCCAACGGCGCCGAGCAGATCGCCGTACGGGCCCGTGACGCGGGCTTCGAGGTGGTCTACCAGGGCATCCGGCTCACGCCGGAGCAGATCGTCTCGGCCGCCGTCGCGGAGGACGTGCACTGCGTCGGCCTGTCGATCCTGTCGGGCTCGCACGCCGAACTGGTGCCGGACGTACTGACCCGGCTGCGCGAGGCGGGCGCGACCGACATCCCGGTGATCGCGGGCGGCATCATTCCGCCCGCCGACGCCGCCGCACTGATCGGGGCCGGCGTCGCCGCCGTCTTCACCCCGAAGGACTTCGGTATCACGGAGATCATCGGCCGTATCGTCGACGAGATCCGGAAAGCCAACAAGCTCGACCCTCTGGAGGTCCCCGCATGACCACGCCCAGCCCGTCGCCCGCCACCACCCCGATTTCGGGCGGCTCCGCCGCGCACCCCTTGAACCGCCTGCGTCCGCGCCGCTCCTGCCTGGCCGTGCCGGGTTCGAACCCGCGGTTCCTGGAGAAGGCCCAGGGCCTTCCCGCCGACCAGGTCTTCCTGGACCTGGAGGACGCCTGCGCGCCGCTCGCCAAGGAAGGCGCCCGTCACCACATCGTCGACGCGCTCAACAACGGCGACTGGACGGGCAAGACCCGGGTCGTGCGCGTCAACGACTGGACGACGCACTGGACGTACCGCGACGTCATCACGGTCGTCGAGGGCGCGGGCCCGAACCTCGACTGCATCATGCTGCCGAAGGTCCAGGACGCCCAGCAGGTCGTCGCGCTGGACCTGCTGCTGACCCAGATCGAGAAGACGATGGGCTTCGAGGTCGGGAAGATCGGCATCGAGGCGCAGATCGAGAACGCCAAGGGCCTGGTGAACATCGACGACATCGCCGCCGCCTCGCCCCGCCTGGAGACACTGATCTTCGGCCCGGCCGACTTCATGGCCTCGATCAACATGAAGACCCTGGTCGTCGGCCAGCAGCCGCCCGGCTACCCGGCGGACGCGTACCACTACATCCTGATGCGCATCCTGATGGCGGCCCGTACGCACGACCTCCAGGCGATCGACGGCCCGTTCCTGCAGATCCGCGACGTGGACGCGTACCGCGAGGTCGCGGGCCGTGCCGCGGCGCTGGGCTTCGACGGCAAGTGGGTACTGCACCCCGGCCAGGTCGACGCGGCCAACGAGGTGTTCTCGCCCTCGCAGGAGGACTACGACCACGCCGAGCTCATCCTCGACGCGTACGACTGGTGCACCTCGGAGGAGGGCGGCAAGAAGGGCTCGGCGATGCTCGGCGACGAGATGATCGACGAGGCCAGCCGCAAGATGGCGCTGGTGATCGCCGGCAAGGGACGCGCGGCCGGCATGCAGCGCACCTCCAAGTTCGAAGCCCCGGAGGCCTGATCATGCAGTTCGGACGCACATACGAGGAGTTCGAGGTCGGTGCTGTCTACAAGCACTGGCCCGGAAAGACGGTCACGGAATACGACGACCACCTCTTCTGTCTGCTGACCATGAATCACCACCCGCTGCACATGGACAGCAACTACGCCGAGAAGACGACGGATTTCGGAAAGAACGTCGTCGTCGGCAATTACATCTACTCGCTGCTGCTCGGCATGTCGGTGCCGGACGTGTCCGGCAAGGCGATCGCCAATCTGGAGGTCGAGTCGCTGAAGCACGTCGCGCCGACCTTCCACGGCGACACGATCTACGGCGAGACGACCGTGCTCGACAAGACGCCGTCGAGGTCCAAGAGCGACCGCGGCATCGTCTACGTCGAGACAAAGGGCTACAAGCAGGACGGCACGCTGGTCTGCGTGTTCCGCCGCAAGGTGATGGTCCCCACCGAGACGTACATCAAGGAGCGGGGCGGCGAGCAGCCCGGCCGCCCGGAGCTGGTCCAGCCGCCGCAGAAGAACGTGGAGAAGTAGCCATGAGCCGACTCGCGCAGACCGCCGGTCTGACCGATATCCAGCAGGAAATCCTCTCCACGGTCCGGGATTTCGTCGACAAGGAGATCATTCCTGTCGCGACCCAGCTGGAGCACCGCGACGAGTACCCGACGGAAATCGTCGAAGGACTCAAGGAACTCGGCCTGTTCGGGCTGATGATTCCCGAGGAGTACGGCGGTCTGGGCGAGTCACTGCTCACCTACGCGCTGTGCGTCGAGGAGATCGCCCGCGGCTGGATGAGCGTGTCGGGCATCATCAACACGCACTTCATCGTGGCGTACATGCTCAAGCAGCACGGCACGCAGGAGCAGAAGGACACCTTCCTGCCGCGGATGGCACTGGGCGAGGTGCGGGGCGCCTTCTCGATGTCCGAGCCGGCACTGGGCTCCGATGTCTCCGCGATCACGTCCAAGGGCGTCAGGGACGGCGACGAGTACGTTCTGAACGGCCAGAAGATGTGGCTGACGAACGGCGGAACGTCCACTTTGGTGGCCGTGCTGTGCAAGAGTGACGAAGGACACCCCGAGGGCACCGCCCCCCACAAGTCGATGACGACCTTCCTCGTGGAGAAGGAGGCGGGCTTCGGTGAGGTCCGCCCCGGTCTCACCATCCCGGGGAAGATCGACAAGATGGGCTACAAGGGCGTCGACACGACCGAGCTCATCATGGACGGACTGCGCATTCCGGCCAATCGCGTACTGGGCGGCACCACCGGCCGAGGTTTTTACCAAATGATGGACGGCGTCGAAGTCGGCCGCGTGAATGTCGCCGCACGTGGCTGCGGCGTCGCACAGCGTGCATTCGAACTGGGCGTTTCGTACGCCCAGCAGCGCCATACCTTCGGAAAGCCGATCGCCCAGCACCAGGCGATCCAGTTCAAACTGGCTGAAATGGCCACCAAGGTCGAAGCAGCTCATGCGATGATGGTGAATGCAGCGCGCAAAAAGGACTCCGGGGAGCGAAACGACCTGGAGGCAGGGATGGCGAAGTACCTCGCCTCCGAGTACTGCAAGGAAGTCGTCGAGGACGCCTTCCGTATCCACGGCGGCTACGGCTTCTCCAAGGAGTACGAGATCGAGCGCCTCTACCGTGAGGCACCGATGCTGCTGATCGGTGAAGGTACCGCCGAGATCCAGAAAATGATCATCGGTCGCCGGCTCCTCGAGGAGTACCGGTTCCAGGGCTGATTGTCCCCTTCAGGGTGATTTGGTGGCGAAGAACATCACACCGAGTCACCCTCGTCCGGAGCCTTTCAGCTGTCCGACTCGGCTGCTGGCTTGCCCAGTTGCCGCTCGCACCCGATAGCATCGCCGGAAAGCCGCCGTCCCCCCGTTGCCAGCGCGGCATCATCCGCTACGAAGGTCATCCATGCCCGACAGCCAAAACTCTGCACCACGCGGCGGGGTCCGCCTTGCGCGCGGAGCATCGCCGTGGCTCCTCCCGACCGTCGCCACCGCGGCACTCAGCCTCACCCGGGCCCGCAGGTCCGGGCGCTGGGCCGCTGTGGCCGTGCCCACCACCGCGCTCGCGGCGGGCATGCTGTGGTTCTTCCGTGACCCCGAGCGCGAGATCACCCAGGGCCGCGTCATCTCGCCGGCCGACGGTGTGGTGCAGAGCATCATGCCGTGGAAGGACGGGCGCACCCGCGTCGCGATCTTCATGAGCCCGCTGAACGTCCACGTCAACCGGGCCCCCCTGGCCGGCACCGTGACGTCGGTCGAGCACATCCCGGGTGGGTTCGTCCCGGCGTTCAACAAGGAGAGCGAGAACAACGAGCGCGTTGTCTGGCACTTCGACACCGAGCTCGGCGACATCGAGATGGTGCAGATCGCGGGAGCGGTCGCCCGTCGCATCGTCCCCTACATCCCGCAGGGTACGAAGGTGGAGCAGGGCGAACGCATCGGTCTGATCCGGTTCGGCTCGCGCGTCGACATCTACCTTCCGGAAGGTATCGATGTCGCGGTCGAGGTCGGACAGGCCACCACCGCGGGGGTGACTCGAATTGACCGTGATTGATCCTGATACACAGGCCGGCTGGGTACCGGAGGCCGAGGAGGATGCCGACGCCGAGGACATGCCGCTCTCGATGCGGCTGTCGATAGCGGACACCCTCACCCTCGGTAACGCCACGTGCGGATTCATGGCGGTGTACTTCACCACCACGGGAATCCTCATCCCGCACCTCACCGGCAGCGACGAGACGGGCATGGCCCGCCACTCCGCCGCCACCGCGGTGATCCTCATGCTCATGGCCGCGGTGTTCGACCTCTTCGACGGGCTCGTGGCACGCAAGCTGCGTTCCTCGCCGATGGGCGCGGAACTGGACAACCTCTCCGACCTGATCAGCTTCGGGCTCGCCCCGGCCTACTTCGTGCTCGTGTACGGGATGGTCGCGGACGACGCGCACCAGCGGGTGTCGGCGCTCGCGGCGATCGTGGTGCTGCTCGCGGTGGTGCTCCGGCTTGCGAGATTCTCCTGCGTGACGCTGAAGGACGGCATGTTCCAGGGCATGCCGAGCCCCTTCGGTGCACTCACGGTCGTCTCGATCGTGCTCCTGGAGCTGCCCTTCGTGCCGACGCTGCTCGCGATCGTCGGAGTGGCGTGGCTGATGGTCAGCCGGGTCGAGTACCCCAAACCGCGGGGTGTCCTCGCGGTGGCGATGCTCGGCTGGATCGTGGCCGCGATGGGCCTGCTCGCCGCATGGGCGTTCGACGCCCCCGGCGGCCAGCTGCTCCTGCAGACCGGCTGCGCGCTGCAGGTCGTGCTGGGTGCGGTGATCCCGCTCTTCGCCACGGCGCGGCGGGTGAACACCTTCCGCGACAACCGGCGCGAGGCACGGGCGGCTCAGCTCCCGTAGCGCACGGCACAGACAGTCACGAGGGCCCGGATGCTCCCCGGCATCCGGGCCTTCGTGCGTCCGGGTACACCACGATGTCCTCAAGGCCCAGTGGGCGTATTGTCCATATATGCCGTATTCGGTAGTGGGTGCCCCGCCGCTCGTCACGGTGAGGGGTTGAAGCGTGCAGGACCAAGCCGCCTCCGTCGCCGCCACGGGTTCCTGGACCGAGCTTCTGGACGGCCCCGTGGCCCGTGTCGTCGAGGAGGCCGGCGCGTCCGTGGCCATGCTGTACCTGCTGCCGAGGAACGAGACCACGCTGCGCCTGACGGTGCTGGCCGGAGCGCCGGGCCAGCTGGCCATTCCCTGGAACCGGGTCACGCTGTCCGCACCGATGCCGGTGTCCGACGCCATGCGCCACCGGTGTCTGATCTGGCTCGGCAGCCAGGAGGAGCTGGCGCGCCGCTATCCGCGCCCCGCCCTGGTGCTGCCCTACCGGTTCTCGCTGGCCGCCGCACCGATCCGTACGGGAGACACCGACTGGGGCGGGCTGGTCCTGCTGTGGCCCGGCTCGCACCCCCCTCAGCTGGCGCCCCGGGAACGTGATGCCGTGGTCAGGGGCTGCCGCAACATCGGCATGCTCATGCAGCAGTCCGAGAGCAGCGGCTACCCGGTGCTGCCGGGCGCACAGCCGCGGGTGCTGCCCCCGCCGGAGCCGCCGGTCCCGGAGCCGGCCGAGGGCTCTGCAGCGATGGAGTTCGTCCGGCGGCTGCCCGGGGGCAGCTGCGCGCTGAAGCTGGACGGGACCGTCAGCTTCCTCACCCCCGCGGCCGCGGAGCTGCTCGGGACCCGTCCTGAGGACGTCCTGGGCACCCTGCCGTGGGTGTCGCTCCCCTGGATGGACAATCCCGCCATCGAGGACCACTACCGGGCCGCGGTCATCAGCCGCCAGCAGACGTCCTTCACCGCTCTGCGCCCACCTGACCGGTGGCTCTCCTTCCACCTCTTCCCGAACGCCACGGGCATCAGCGTCCGCATCCTTCCCGCCGTCAAACCCGATTCGGCGGACTCCCCGCTGCCGCAGGCCGCGCCGACGCCCGAGACGCCCAGCCGGGCCACCGCCCTCTATCACCTGATGCACCTCGCCGCGACCCTCACCGAGGCTGTCGGTACGCGCGATGTGATCGAGCTGGCCGGCGACCAGCTCATGCCCGCCTTCCGGATCCACTCCCTCGTCGTGCTGACCTCGGACCAGGGACGGCTGCGGATCGAGGGTGGCCGCGGCAGTCGTGCCGCGCTCGTGGACGGCTTCGACGGTGTGCCGCTGTCCGCCGACAACCCCGCCGCGCACGTGCTGACCACGGGCGTCCCCGCCTTCTTCACCACCACGGGGGAGCTGAAGCGCGCCTACCCGGCACTCGTCCTGCGCGAGACGGTCGCAGCCTGCGCCTTTCTCCCCCTGGTCGTCTCCGGGCAGCCCATCGGCTCACTGGTGCTCTCCTACGACCGGCCCCACGAATTCCCGCCCGAGGAACGCGCCCTGCTCACGTCCATCGCCGGCCTGCTCGCCCAGGCGCTCGACCGCGCACGCCTCTACGACACCAAGGACAGGCTCGCGCACAGCCTGCAGGCACACCTCCTCCCCCACACCCTGCCCCGCATCCCCGGACTGGACGTCGCAGCCCGCTACCTCCCGGCAGCCCGCGGCACGGGCATCGGCGGCGACTTCTACGACCTGATCCGGCTGGACGACACGACGGCCGCGGCAGCCATCGGTGACGTGCAGGGCCACAACGTGAACGCCGCCGCTCTCATGGGACAGGTCCGTACAGCCGTGCACGCCTCCGCCGGAGCGCCGCCCGACGAAGTGCTCGCACGCACCAACCGGCTGCTCACCGATCTCGATCCCGGCCTGTTCACGAGCTGTCTGTACGTCCATCTCGACCTCGCCGGGCACCGTGCGGTCCTGGCCACCGCCGGCCACCCCTCGCCGCTCCTGAGGCAGCCGGACGGACAGACCGAGATGCTCAACCTGCCGCCCGGCCTCCTGCTGGGCATCGATCCGGCGTCCCACTACCCGACGACCGAGATCCCGCTGCCGCCGGGTGCGACGCTCGCCCTGTTCACGGACGGACTCGTGGAAGCTCCGGGGGTGGACTTCGACGACGCGACGGCCGAGCTCGCCGAACACTTCGCCCTGGCCCTCGACCAGGACATGGACGACGTCGCCGACACGCTCGTGCGGTACGCCGAGCGGTACACACCCGGCACCGACGACATCGCCCTGCTCCTCATCAACGCCCTGGGGACGGACGCTCCACCGCGGCCATAGCGTCGGCCTGCCCGTATCCGGAGGGCATGGTGTCTGTCCTTCGTGGTGGGGGGTGGGCCGTGGGTGTCCCGGGGTGCCGAGGCGGTGGGGTTTCATCGACACCCCAGGACGGTCAACGGGTGGTGCGGTGAGCCCTGTTCGGTTTCAGCCGCCGTACAGGTCGCCCAGGCTGATGCCG includes these proteins:
- a CDS encoding HpcH/HpaI aldolase/citrate lyase family protein; the encoded protein is MTTPSPSPATTPISGGSAAHPLNRLRPRRSCLAVPGSNPRFLEKAQGLPADQVFLDLEDACAPLAKEGARHHIVDALNNGDWTGKTRVVRVNDWTTHWTYRDVITVVEGAGPNLDCIMLPKVQDAQQVVALDLLLTQIEKTMGFEVGKIGIEAQIENAKGLVNIDDIAAASPRLETLIFGPADFMASINMKTLVVGQQPPGYPADAYHYILMRILMAARTHDLQAIDGPFLQIRDVDAYREVAGRAAALGFDGKWVLHPGQVDAANEVFSPSQEDYDHAELILDAYDWCTSEEGGKKGSAMLGDEMIDEASRKMALVIAGKGRAAGMQRTSKFEAPEA
- a CDS encoding MaoC family dehydratase, with the protein product MQFGRTYEEFEVGAVYKHWPGKTVTEYDDHLFCLLTMNHHPLHMDSNYAEKTTDFGKNVVVGNYIYSLLLGMSVPDVSGKAIANLEVESLKHVAPTFHGDTIYGETTVLDKTPSRSKSDRGIVYVETKGYKQDGTLVCVFRRKVMVPTETYIKERGGEQPGRPELVQPPQKNVEK
- a CDS encoding acyl-CoA dehydrogenase family protein, giving the protein MSRLAQTAGLTDIQQEILSTVRDFVDKEIIPVATQLEHRDEYPTEIVEGLKELGLFGLMIPEEYGGLGESLLTYALCVEEIARGWMSVSGIINTHFIVAYMLKQHGTQEQKDTFLPRMALGEVRGAFSMSEPALGSDVSAITSKGVRDGDEYVLNGQKMWLTNGGTSTLVAVLCKSDEGHPEGTAPHKSMTTFLVEKEAGFGEVRPGLTIPGKIDKMGYKGVDTTELIMDGLRIPANRVLGGTTGRGFYQMMDGVEVGRVNVAARGCGVAQRAFELGVSYAQQRHTFGKPIAQHQAIQFKLAEMATKVEAAHAMMVNAARKKDSGERNDLEAGMAKYLASEYCKEVVEDAFRIHGGYGFSKEYEIERLYREAPMLLIGEGTAEIQKMIIGRRLLEEYRFQG
- a CDS encoding phosphatidylserine decarboxylase; translation: MPDSQNSAPRGGVRLARGASPWLLPTVATAALSLTRARRSGRWAAVAVPTTALAAGMLWFFRDPEREITQGRVISPADGVVQSIMPWKDGRTRVAIFMSPLNVHVNRAPLAGTVTSVEHIPGGFVPAFNKESENNERVVWHFDTELGDIEMVQIAGAVARRIVPYIPQGTKVEQGERIGLIRFGSRVDIYLPEGIDVAVEVGQATTAGVTRIDRD
- the pssA gene encoding CDP-diacylglycerol--serine O-phosphatidyltransferase encodes the protein MTVIDPDTQAGWVPEAEEDADAEDMPLSMRLSIADTLTLGNATCGFMAVYFTTTGILIPHLTGSDETGMARHSAATAVILMLMAAVFDLFDGLVARKLRSSPMGAELDNLSDLISFGLAPAYFVLVYGMVADDAHQRVSALAAIVVLLAVVLRLARFSCVTLKDGMFQGMPSPFGALTVVSIVLLELPFVPTLLAIVGVAWLMVSRVEYPKPRGVLAVAMLGWIVAAMGLLAAWAFDAPGGQLLLQTGCALQVVLGAVIPLFATARRVNTFRDNRREARAAQLP